The following proteins are encoded in a genomic region of Candidatus Methylomirabilota bacterium:
- a CDS encoding glucose 1-dehydrogenase — MAASPFSLEKKVAIVTGGGVGIGRSIAVEFAKAGADVVICSRKKENLDPVVDEIKKLGRRSFCEAVDVRQEDAVKALVERTAKEMGRLDIMVNNAGASFRSKVEDISANGWNAVIGINVNGVFFGCKWAGKQMMAQGGGGVIINVSSIAGVYGSTMMSHYGAAKAAVINFTRALGMAWGRQGIRVNCIAPGPIETEGYLGVLTKQDPAVAKKAYDAVASRVGMGRWGKVHEIAYPCIFLASDASAFMNGATIVVDGGPSAREGDEAS, encoded by the coding sequence ATGGCCGCGTCGCCGTTTTCGCTGGAGAAAAAGGTCGCCATCGTCACCGGAGGCGGCGTGGGCATCGGCCGCTCCATCGCCGTCGAGTTCGCCAAGGCCGGCGCCGATGTCGTCATCTGCAGCCGCAAGAAGGAAAACCTCGACCCCGTGGTGGACGAGATCAAGAAGCTCGGGCGGCGCTCCTTCTGCGAGGCGGTGGACGTGCGCCAGGAGGACGCCGTCAAGGCCCTCGTCGAGCGCACCGCGAAGGAGATGGGCCGCCTCGACATCATGGTCAACAATGCCGGCGCCTCCTTCCGCTCCAAGGTCGAGGACATCAGCGCCAACGGCTGGAACGCGGTGATCGGCATCAACGTCAACGGCGTCTTCTTCGGCTGCAAGTGGGCGGGCAAGCAGATGATGGCCCAGGGCGGAGGCGGGGTCATCATCAATGTGTCCTCCATCGCGGGCGTCTACGGCTCGACCATGATGTCCCACTACGGCGCGGCCAAGGCCGCCGTGATCAACTTCACGCGCGCGCTCGGCATGGCCTGGGGACGCCAGGGCATCCGCGTCAACTGCATCGCGCCGGGGCCGATCGAGACGGAGGGCTACCTGGGCGTGCTGACCAAGCAGGATCCGGCCGTGGCCAAGAAGGCCTACGATGCGGTGGCGAGCCGCGTGGGCATGGGGCGCTGGGGCAAGGTCCACGAGATCGCCTACCCGTGCATCTTTCTCGCTTCCGACGCCTCGGCTTTCATGAACGGCGCCACCATCGTGGTCGACGGCGGCCCGAGCGCTCGGGAGGGCGACGAGGCCTCCTAG
- a CDS encoding RluA family pseudouridine synthase — protein MTSPTLSDRLRALFPDASGRSLKQWLESGRVHVNGRVCRDGRATIADVDKVELAGHGGLRFPRELKLVHEDAAIIVVDKPPGMLSMATERERARTAYRLLRDYLEGGRPRGRPFIVHRLDRETSGLLVFAKSPAAKEHLQAQFEARTVERVYRALVKGHVRRESGTLESRLVEDRSLRVRATSGAAGKTAITRYRVLARGSATTLLELSLGTGRRRQIRVQLASMEHPIVGDREHGGPAGPFRRLCLHATRLGFRHPDTGLAMRFESAAPAAWV, from the coding sequence ATGACCTCGCCCACGCTGTCGGATCGGCTCCGCGCGCTGTTCCCCGATGCCTCGGGTCGGAGCCTCAAGCAGTGGCTCGAGTCCGGCCGGGTCCACGTCAATGGCCGCGTGTGCCGCGACGGCCGCGCGACCATCGCCGACGTCGACAAGGTCGAGCTCGCCGGGCACGGAGGCCTCCGATTCCCCCGCGAGCTCAAGCTCGTCCACGAAGACGCGGCCATCATCGTGGTGGACAAGCCGCCCGGAATGCTCAGCATGGCCACCGAGCGTGAGCGTGCGCGCACCGCCTACCGACTGCTCCGCGACTATCTCGAGGGCGGCCGGCCGCGGGGGAGACCCTTCATCGTCCATCGTCTCGACCGCGAGACCTCCGGTCTGCTCGTCTTCGCCAAGTCGCCCGCGGCCAAGGAGCACCTGCAGGCCCAGTTCGAGGCGCGCACGGTGGAGCGCGTGTATCGCGCTCTCGTGAAGGGGCACGTGCGCCGCGAGTCCGGCACGCTCGAGAGTCGCCTCGTGGAGGATAGGAGTCTCCGGGTTCGCGCCACGTCGGGCGCGGCGGGGAAGACCGCCATCACGCGCTATCGGGTGCTCGCGCGTGGATCCGCCACCACGCTCCTGGAGCTGTCTCTCGGGACGGGGCGGCGACGGCAGATCCGGGTCCAGCTTGCCAGCATGGAGCATCCCATAGTCGGCGATCGCGAGCATGGAGGCCCGGCCGGCCCCTTTCGCCGTCTCTGCCTGCATGCCACGCGGCTCGGCTTCCGTCACCCGGACACCGGTCTGGCCATGCGCTTCGAGAGCGCGGCGCCGGCCGCTTGGGTATAA